From Pseudomonas sp. StFLB209, a single genomic window includes:
- a CDS encoding acetyl-CoA C-acetyltransferase gives MNQPRRVAIVGGNRIPFARSSGAYATASNQEMLTAALEGLVERFNLHGLRLGEVVAGAVLKHSRDFNLTRECVLGSRLSAQTPAYDIQQACGTGLEAALLVANKIALGQIECGIAGGVDTTSDAPIGVSEGLRNILLKANRAKSTADKLKTLLQLRPQHLKPELPRNGEPRTGLSMGQHCELMAQTWGIDRQSQDQLAFDSHMKMAAAYAEGWHDDLLTPYRGLNRDNNLRDDLTLDKLASLKPAFERSAKGTLTAGNSTPLTDGASLVLLASEAWAAERGLPVLAYLRDGEAAAVDFVRGAEGLLMAPVYAVPRLLARNGLSLQDFDYYEIHEAFAAQVLCTLKAWQDPEYCRTRLGLAAPLGSIDLSRLNVKGSSLAAGHPFAATGARIVANLAKLLDVAGQGRGLISICAAGGQGVTAILER, from the coding sequence ATGAATCAGCCACGTCGTGTCGCCATCGTCGGCGGCAACCGTATCCCCTTCGCCCGCTCCAGCGGCGCCTATGCGACGGCCAGTAATCAGGAAATGCTCACCGCCGCGCTGGAAGGCCTGGTTGAACGCTTCAATCTGCATGGCTTGCGGCTGGGCGAAGTGGTTGCCGGGGCGGTGCTCAAGCACTCGCGGGATTTCAACCTGACCCGTGAATGCGTACTCGGCTCGCGGCTGTCGGCGCAGACTCCGGCCTACGACATCCAGCAGGCTTGCGGCACTGGCCTGGAGGCCGCGCTGCTGGTGGCCAACAAGATTGCCTTGGGGCAGATCGAGTGCGGCATTGCCGGCGGCGTCGACACCACCTCGGATGCACCGATCGGCGTCAGCGAAGGGCTGCGCAATATTCTGCTCAAAGCCAACCGGGCCAAGTCCACGGCCGACAAACTCAAGACCCTGCTGCAACTGCGCCCGCAGCACCTCAAGCCGGAGCTGCCACGCAACGGCGAGCCGCGCACCGGGTTGTCGATGGGTCAACACTGCGAGCTGATGGCGCAGACCTGGGGTATTGATCGGCAAAGTCAGGATCAACTGGCGTTCGATAGCCACATGAAAATGGCAGCGGCCTATGCCGAGGGCTGGCACGACGACTTGCTGACGCCGTACCGCGGCCTTAACCGCGACAATAACCTGCGCGATGACCTGACCCTGGACAAACTCGCCAGCCTCAAGCCGGCTTTTGAGCGCAGTGCCAAGGGCACCCTGACAGCGGGTAATTCCACACCGCTGACCGATGGTGCGTCGCTGGTGCTGTTGGCCAGTGAAGCGTGGGCCGCAGAGCGCGGCTTGCCGGTGCTGGCGTATTTACGTGATGGCGAGGCGGCTGCGGTGGATTTCGTGCGTGGTGCCGAGGGGCTGCTGATGGCCCCGGTGTACGCCGTGCCGCGGCTGTTGGCGCGCAATGGCCTGAGCCTGCAGGACTTTGATTACTATGAAATCCACGAGGCGTTTGCCGCACAGGTGTTGTGTACCCTCAAGGCCTGGCAAGACCCTGAATACTGCCGCACCCGGCTGGGGCTGGCGGCGCCTTTGGGCAGCATTGACCTGAGTCGGCTGAACGTCAAAGGCAGTTCGCTGGCGGCCGGTCATCCGTTTGCCGCCACCGGTGCGCGGATCGTCGCCAATCTGGCCAAGTTGCTGGACGTGGCCGGCCAGGGCCGCGGGTTGATCTCGATTTGTGCGGCAGGTGGCCAAGGGGTAACCGCGATTCTGGAGCGCTGA
- a CDS encoding AraC family transcriptional regulator — MLNNGQASAPSAAGQRSIPDLVDLPRPLYARAESLWAGSWTPPHSHDWVQFSYAISGVLGVHTPEGSFFAPPQWAVWIPAGLEHQVVTSTEAEMRSLYVRSRDCQWAPPRCRVLEVTALTRELIKHFCQLPSTYPEHDSAEARLVHVLLDQLAVLPEVGFSLPLPRHARLLALCNELIRDPGLPVTLHEWAARLGTSEKTLMRLFQRETGLSFRGWRQRARLLASLNALQDGSRVTDTALQCGYDSTSAFIAAFRNLFGFTPGELFKQ, encoded by the coding sequence ATGCTGAACAACGGACAGGCCAGCGCGCCATCTGCTGCCGGCCAGCGCAGTATTCCTGACCTGGTGGATTTGCCGCGTCCGCTCTATGCCAGAGCCGAAAGTCTTTGGGCCGGGTCCTGGACGCCGCCGCACAGCCATGACTGGGTGCAGTTTTCCTATGCCATCAGTGGGGTGCTGGGTGTGCATACCCCTGAGGGCAGCTTTTTCGCGCCGCCGCAGTGGGCGGTGTGGATTCCGGCCGGGCTTGAGCATCAAGTGGTGACCTCCACTGAAGCTGAAATGCGCAGCCTGTATGTGCGTAGCCGTGATTGCCAATGGGCACCGCCGCGCTGCCGGGTACTGGAGGTCACGGCCTTGACCCGCGAGCTGATCAAGCATTTTTGTCAGTTGCCATCCACCTACCCGGAACACGACAGCGCCGAGGCGCGTCTGGTGCACGTGCTGCTCGATCAACTGGCGGTCTTGCCTGAGGTCGGCTTCAGCCTGCCACTGCCGCGTCATGCGCGGCTGTTGGCGTTGTGCAACGAGTTGATCCGCGACCCCGGTCTGCCTGTGACTCTGCACGAGTGGGCCGCACGGCTGGGCACATCCGAGAAAACCCTGATGCGTTTGTTTCAGCGTGAAACCGGCCTGAGCTTTCGTGGCTGGCGCCAGCGAGCGCGCTTGCTGGCCTCGCTGAACGCACTGCAAGACGGTAGCCGGGTGACGGACACCGCGTTGCAGTGCGGTTATGACTCGACTTCCGCGTTTATCGCAGCCTTCAGGAATCTGTTTGGTTTTACACCGGGAGAGTTGTTCAAGCAGTGA
- a CDS encoding DUF726 domain-containing protein, whose translation MDTHFKFLTLPNATGDVANIFVHGYSAGHDLDDRRMLAASIPAELRQSINVLAFWPSSHFMQMDNRSRGLLMAAARLHPLAGAAALAGDRAMHFARIRSRAENMGKVLLRQLGSYLAQHHPQVKRINLIGHSLGGRLLISMLRHLDAANEPDLTIGDVLLMGAAVRVEAEEAAQLRPRIAGRLINAWSSEDPVLLLNLGERSLGRMPVEHFDNVRMTGYRHNHYWKRLGDVLAATQFSGFDGPLVDTALLPVADLDPVLQDAYLLDVVRRSPAYLLDEAIKHLRSSRWTRLQAHEPDRAYAFAREFQLVGGHFLLNAARRHGVSYTRVLSMLARQYDLGNALHHCATVVEVEALLLRTFFAHAFVDDHPLAQAPLSSIRSMPWDAYARHIDELAERLTLAASFKTVSPSTAPPVSGVAGSVRGVLGAIRNAPLQRLMTRFGTALRPGYSALIPTVAIVFYARITLDDEGLM comes from the coding sequence GTGGACACTCACTTCAAGTTTCTGACCCTGCCCAACGCCACCGGCGATGTTGCGAATATCTTTGTCCATGGCTATTCGGCCGGTCACGACCTGGATGACCGGCGCATGCTGGCGGCCAGCATCCCCGCCGAGTTGCGCCAGAGCATCAACGTTCTGGCGTTCTGGCCGTCCAGTCATTTCATGCAGATGGATAACCGCTCCCGTGGTTTGCTGATGGCGGCCGCGCGTTTGCACCCGTTGGCCGGTGCTGCCGCGTTGGCAGGTGATCGGGCCATGCATTTTGCGCGCATTCGCAGCCGTGCCGAGAACATGGGCAAGGTCCTGCTGCGGCAACTGGGCAGTTATCTGGCGCAGCATCACCCGCAGGTCAAACGCATTAACCTGATCGGCCATTCGCTGGGCGGTCGGCTGTTGATCAGCATGCTCAGGCACCTGGACGCTGCTAACGAACCTGACTTGACCATCGGTGATGTGCTGTTGATGGGCGCGGCGGTGCGGGTCGAAGCAGAGGAAGCTGCGCAGTTGCGCCCGCGCATCGCCGGGCGGCTGATCAATGCCTGGTCCAGTGAAGACCCGGTGCTGCTGCTCAACCTCGGCGAGCGCAGCCTGGGCCGAATGCCGGTGGAGCACTTTGACAATGTGCGCATGACCGGTTATCGACACAACCATTACTGGAAGCGTCTTGGCGACGTGTTGGCGGCCACGCAGTTCAGTGGTTTCGACGGGCCACTGGTGGATACAGCGTTGTTGCCGGTTGCCGACCTCGATCCGGTGTTGCAGGACGCCTACTTGCTTGACGTGGTGCGACGCTCGCCAGCCTACCTGCTGGATGAGGCCATCAAGCATCTGCGCAGCAGCCGCTGGACACGCCTGCAGGCGCATGAGCCGGACCGGGCTTACGCCTTCGCCCGTGAGTTCCAGTTGGTGGGCGGGCACTTTCTGCTCAATGCCGCACGCCGTCACGGGGTTTCCTACACCCGGGTACTGAGCATGCTGGCCCGCCAGTATGACCTGGGAAATGCCTTGCATCACTGCGCCACCGTCGTCGAGGTCGAGGCGTTGCTGCTCAGGACGTTCTTCGCCCACGCATTCGTCGATGATCATCCGCTGGCCCAGGCGCCGTTGAGCAGTATTAGAAGCATGCCCTGGGATGCCTATGCCCGGCACATCGATGAACTGGCCGAGCGACTGACACTGGCCGCTTCATTCAAAACCGTTTCGCCGTCCACCGCCCCGCCGGTCAGCGGCGTGGCCGGGTCTGTCAGAGGCGTGCTGGGGGCAATCAGGAACGCGCCGCTGCAACGCCTGATGACGCGCTTTGGTACGGCGCTGCGACCAGGCTATTCAGCGCTGATTCCCACCGTGGCGATTGTGTTCTATGCCCGGATTACGCTGGATGATGAAGGATTGATGTAA